A window of the Alnus glutinosa chromosome 4, dhAlnGlut1.1, whole genome shotgun sequence genome harbors these coding sequences:
- the LOC133867198 gene encoding 2-oxoglutarate-dependent dioxygenase 19-like, with protein sequence MFSVKAQVESGYLTSVPPNYVFDNSNEYISSEAEMIPTIDVSLLTSGTPDQRSKVIQDIGNACRDWGFFQEINHGVPETLRDEMLRGCQSFFNLTEEEKKEFSGKQLFDPISYGTSFNTNVDKAFFWRDYLKVWVHPSYTAPHKPAGFSETVQEFCKRSREVASELMRGISESLGLEESYIQKRFDFELASQLLVVNLYPPCPEPDVAIGLPPHTDHGLLTLLMQNELSGLQVMHNGKWVPVNDPPPNSFLVNIGDHMEILTNGKYKSVVHRAMVNNKETRVSIGTAQGPPLDAVVSPAPELVDCESHNTAYRGIKYREYLVLQKSNQLQWKSCLDHLRI encoded by the exons ATGTTCAGCGTCAAAGCACAAGTAGAGTCAGGTTATCTCACTTCTGTCCCACCCAATTATGTGTTTGATAACTCCAATGAATACATTTCCTCGGAAGCAGAGATGATCCCAACCATAGATGTTTCCCTGCTGACCTCTGGTACTCCCGATCAACGGTCCAAAGTCATCCAAGACATTGGCAATGCATGCCGCGACTGGGGTTTCTTTCAG GAAATAAATCATGGTGTTCCAGAGACGCTAAGAGATGAGATGTTGAGAGGATGCCAAAGTTTCTTTAACCTAACggaggaggaaaagaaagagtttTCAGGAAAGCAATTATTTGATCCCATAAGTTATGGAACAAGCTTCAACACAAATGTTGACAAAGCATTTTTCTGGAGGGATTATCTAAAGGTGTGGGTTCATCCCAGCTACACTGCTCCTCATAAACCCGCTGGTTTCAG TGAAACCGTACAAGAATTTTGCAAGAGAAGCCGAGAAGTGGCGAGTGAATTGATGAGAGGAATATCGGAAAGCTTGGGATTGGAAGAGAGCTACATTCAGAAAAGATTTGATTTTGAGCTGGCCTCTCAACTGCTTGTTGTGAATCTGTACCCGCCGTGCCCGGAGCCAGACGTTGCAATTGGTCTGCCCCCTCATACAGACCACGGCCTCTTGACCCTTCTTATGCAGAATGAGCTTTCCGGCCTTCAAGTGATGCACAATGGCAAGTGGGTTCCTGTCAATGATCCCCCGCCCAACTCTTTTCTTGTTAACATAGGAGATCACATGGAG ATATTGACCAACGGAAAGTACAAGAGCGTGGTGCACCGAGCGATGGTGAACAACAAAGAGACAAGAGTTTCCATTGGAACAGCACAAGGGCCACCATTGGACGCTGTGGTCAGCCCTGCGCCCGAATTGGTGGATTGTGAAAGCCACAACACCGCATATCGTGGAATCAAATATAGGGAGTACTTGGTGCTTCAGAAAAGCAATCAGCTTCAGTGGAAGTCGTGCTTGGATCATCTTCGCATTTGA